The Accipiter gentilis chromosome 14, bAccGen1.1, whole genome shotgun sequence genome contains a region encoding:
- the MYLK2 gene encoding myosin light chain kinase 2, skeletal/cardiac muscle, translated as MEQGGGVGSMPGAGGAGGMAPPEAEGNAAPAAPQAAQPQGGTVPAAAEAQDGGQAEPGKEKAAGEAGGGKAEPVGQTAPTVPEPQAGEKATPAKEAASAAQHDGGQAAAGEEKVPAAAKAQDGGKDGKEKAPAAGELKGGKHPVEGKAPAVAEAQDGGKHKPRKEQAPGGLEAGVGGKAEPTEKAAPAAAEAEGGKAKPAKETALAAAAQAQNGGKEEPAKDKTTAAAKEKLPVAPKAQDGGKKAAKAEKTPADKKPAKEKAAAPAKEKASDAAKSQDGEKAAAKAGKTPAAKKSQDESKEKPAKEKAPAAVKAQDGGKEAAKVESPPAAAEAGDGGKEPTEAAAVAAAKAQGEGEKAAKAMDKQQQPRGPEPPRPVLLQSLSCPAACQREQQPWAGTAAMEMIPEETTAAESREGPTEPGPALSAPGDQKPPEPPGPAGSPGTPQERTLPGATGQPLDPTKATEQPGPGGQPSSTEAEPPPSPYLTPDFGKEDPFEILDDVPPPPAPFAHRIVTLRSGDISSQFNLSSKDILGGGKFGEVHTCTEKQTGLKLAAKVIRKQGAKDKEMVLLEIDVMNQLNHRNLIQLYDAIETPREIILFMEFVEGGELFERIIDDDYHLTEVDCMVFVRQICEGIRFMHHMRVLHLDLKPENILCVAATGHMVKIIDFGLARRYNPQEKLKVNFGTPEFLSPEVVNYEQVSYSTDMWSMGVITYMLLSGLSPFLGDNDTETLNNVLAANWYFDEETFESVSDEAKDFVSNLIIKEKSGRMSAGQCLQHPWLNNLAEKAKRCNRRLKSQVLLKKYVMRRRWKKNFIGVCAANRFKKITSSGSLTALGV; from the exons ATGGAGCAGGGCGGTGGGGTGGGCAGCATGCCTGGTGCTGGGGGGGCCGGTGGCATGGCCCCTCCTGAAGCAGAGGGCAACGCAGCTCCAGCGGCCCCTCAGGCCGCCCAGCCCCAAGGGGGGACGGTGCCGGCTGCCGCCGAGGCGCAGGACggagggcaggcagagcctgggaaggagaaggcggcgggagaggctggaggagggaaggcagagcCGGTGGGGCAGACGGCTCCGACTGTTCCAGAGCCCCAGGCTGGAGAGAAGGCAACGCCGGCAAAGGAGGCAGCTTCAGCTGCGCAGCATGAtggagggcaggcagctgccggtGAGGAGAAGGTGCCGGCTGCTGCCAAGGCCCAGGATGGAGGCaaggatgggaaggaaaaagctCCAGCTGCGGGAGAGCTCAAAGGAGGGaagcaccctgtggaagggaaggCTCCAGCTGTAGCAGAGGCTCAGGACGGAGGGAAGCACAAGCCCAGGAAGGAGCAAGCCCCTGGCGGGTTAGAGGCTGGGGTTGGtgggaaagcagagcccacggagAAGGCAGCTCCGGCTGCAGCGGAGGCTGAAGGAGGGAAGGCAAAACCCGCAAAGGAGAcggccctggctgcagcagcacaggctcaGAATGGAGGCAAAGAAGAGCCTGCAAAGGATAAAACCACGGCTGCCGCAAAGGAAAAGCTCCCCGTGGCTCCGAAGGCTCAGGATGGAGGGAAGAAAGCTGCAAAGGCAGAGAAAACCCCAGCCGATAAAAAGCCTGCAAAGGAgaaggctgcagctcctgcaaaGGAGAAGGCCTCAGATGCTGCCAAGTCTCAGGatggagagaaggcagcagcaaaggcagggAAAACCCCAGCTGCAAAAAAGTCTCaggatgaaagcaaagaaaagcctGCGAAGGAGAAGGCTCCGGCTGCTGTAAAGGCtcaggatggagggaaggaagccGCAAAGGTGGAATCCCCCCCggctgcagcagaggctggggatGGAGGCAAGGAGCCCACGGAGGCAGCGGCCGTGGCTGCTGCGAAGGCTCAGGGTGAAGGGGAGAAAGCGGCAAAGGCGATGGATAAGCAGCAGCAACCGAGGGGCCCCGAGCCCCCGCGCCCggtgctgctgcagagcctgaGCTGCCCAGCCGCCTGCCAAAG ggagcagcagccctgggcagggacagcagCGATGGAGATGATACCAGAGGAGACCACAGCCGCGGAGTCGAGAGAGGGTCCGACGGAGCCCGGCCCTGCCCTGTCAGCCCCAGGGGACCAGAAGCCCCCGGAGCCCCCTGGCCCCGCAGggagccctggcaccccccagGAGAGGACATTGCCCGGtgccacagggcagcccctggatCCCACCAAGGCCACGGAACAGCCCGGCCCTGGGGGGCAACCGTCCTCGACAGAAGCAgagccaccccccagcccctACCTCACCCCCGATTTTGGGAAGGAAGACCCTTTCGAGATACTGG ATGATGTCCCTCCGCCGCCGGCGCCCTTCGCGCACCGTATCGTCACCCTGCGGTCCGGCGACATCAGCTCCCAGTTCAACCTCAGCTCCAAGGACATCCTGGGAGG GGGCAAGTTTGGCGAAGTCCACACGTGCACGGAGAAGCAGACAGGGCTCAAGCTGGCGGCCAAAGTGATCCGGAAACAGGGTGCCAAGGACAAG GAGATGGTGCTGCTGGAGATCGACGTGATGAACCAGCTGAACCACCGCAACCTCATCCAGCTCTATGATGCCATCGAGACTCCCCGGGAGATCATCCTCTTCATGGAGTT CGTGGAGGGCGGCGAGCTCTTCGAGCGGATCATCGACGATGACTACCACCTGACGGAGGTGGACTGCATGGTGTTCGTCCGGCAGATCTGTGAGGGCATCCGCTTCATGCACCACATGCGCGTCCTCCACCTCGACCTCAAG CCCGAGAACATCCTCTGTGTTGCTGCTACCGGGCATATGGTGAAGATCATCGACTTTGGGCTGGCTCGAAG GTACAACCCCCAGGAGAAGCTGAAGGTGAACTTTGGCACCCCCGAATTCCTCTCCCCCGAGGTGGTCAACTACGAGCAGGTCTCCTACTCCACGGACATGTGGAGCATGGGCGTCATCACCTACATGCT GCTCAGCGGCCTCTCCCCCTTCTTGGGTGACAATGACACCGAGACACTCAACAACGTCCTGGCTGCCAACTGGTACTTCGATGAGGAGACCTTCGAGAGCGTCTCCGATGAGGCCAAGGACTTCGTCTCAAACCTCATCATCAAGGAGAAGAG CGGCCGGATGAGCGCCGGCCAGTGCCTGCAGCACCCCTGGCTCAACAACCTGGCAGAAAAGGCCAAGCGCTGCAACCGCCGGCTCAAATCCCAGGTGCTGCTCAAGAAATACGTCATGCGGCGGCGCTGGAAG AAAAACTTCATCGGGGTGTGTGCAGCCAACCGCTTCAAGAAGATCACCAGCTCGGGGTCACTGACAGCACTGGGCGTCTGA